The segment CCGGGCGCGGCGCCGGCGCGTGCCAGGCGCAATGACTCGGCGAGGTCGGCCTTCTTCTTCATTTGCTTCTCCGTGGGGGCTGCAGCCGTTTCCGCAGCCATTGCCACAGCGCCTGGATCTCGGCCGCAGCCTTGCTGGATGGTTCCCGCTCACCGGCGGCCTGGCCGGCAGTGATGGCGTAGGCGTGGGCGACCCGCTGGTACACCACCGGCGCGATGGTCACTCCGACATCGAGCAGCGCTCCCTGGGCCTGGGCTACCAGGGGGCTGCGGATCCCGCCGGCGTTAAGAACCACGGCCGCCGGTGTGCGCGCCTCTTGGGCAATGGCGATGGTGCCGGTGATCGCCGCCAGGTCCAGCAGACCTGGGCGGCACGGGACCAGCACGTAATCAGCCGCCTGGGCGGCCTGGGTTGCGGCCCCAGCGACCTGCGGCGCGGTATCGATGAAAACGATGTCCACGCCAGCCTGCCTGGCGGCCCGCAGGTGACCGTCCAGCGCGCTGGGACGCGTCGACGCCACGGACGGCGGTTGCTCCCGGCGCACGCGCCACCAGGCGCTCGCGGATCCCTGCGGGTCCATGTCCAGGATCACGGCGGCCCGGCCATCGTACTGGGCGGCTATCGCGAGACTGCATGCGAGTGTCGTTTTGCCGGTGCCTCCCTTGCGGGAGATGATGGCGACGGTGTGCATACCGGAGAGTATAAAGGTGTCTAGACGGACTAGACAAGATTGGAAAGTACGATCTGTTGCCGATATCATCCACCGCCTGATAGGCAAGGCACTAGCCACTATGGACCGCAAACGGCGCGATTCGCCGAGGATCGGCGATCAGGATATCGAGAATTGGGGGCCGCTTCAGGACGCGGAACTGCTTCGGGGTTTACAGGAACTGATCGAGGCGGAACAGAACGCTGGGTATCCGCCGCTGGAAGCTGTTCCCGACGACGACGCCAAGGGATGGCAGGAATTATCCGATTGCGAGGATTTCGCTACCGAACTGGAGTTGGAATTTGGCGTTCCTCTCTGCAACATCGAGAAAAACCCCGAGCAAGCGTTGCCGGACTGCTTTGGAAAAATCGACGGACAACGTGTGGGAATCGAGGTTACCCGGCTAACGATCACTCCGGAGGAAATCGCTTGGCAAAGGGATTGCCGTCTCTCGAACATTGACGGCCTCTGCTTAGAAATTGAAAGGGATGACCCAGCGCGAGCCAGGAAAATCCGGAGTGCCCTAACGGCAAAGCCGTTCAAGTTCGCCAAGGCGCTCAAACATATCGCTCCGTTCGAGCAGGTGCGAATTGAGCCTCCTCGGCCGGCGTGGCTCTTTGATTACTTTCAGAAGCGGCTGCGCGCGGCCATCCGCGAGAAGGAAGAGATCGCGGCCAACAGGGCCGAAGAAGGAAGGCTTGATGAAATCGAGAAGCTGTTCTTGCTGATCAGAACCAATGAGTACAACTTACCCGAGGAACGCGTGGGCAAGTACTTGCAGCGAGTTGAAATCCCAGCTCTCCAGCACTTTGATGACGCCTATTTGATATTGCCCGCCCGGGCGATGGACGGCCCAGGGAGGCACAGTTGCCCGGTGTTCCGAATTCCGGCGTAGCGGTCTCGCGCCGGAAAAACCACGGAGCGCCCGCAGCCAAGGAAGAGTGGTAGCTTGGTCCTGTCTGATGGCGGAGGGAAACGCCCTCCGAAGGATCGCTTTAGGGACTGGCACGGCCCGCGCTATGTAGCGTTGCTTGGTCGGATTGTGGCTCGCCGGCGGCCCAATTCAGCCCGTCTCAGCTAATCTGTCCATTCAGGCCTAATTTCCGAGCCGTACGCGGGTTCGCAGCAATCTATGATGCGAGCGCGTGCATGCTTGGCGATTGATGCGACCGTGACGATCCGGAACGAATGGTCTGCAGAGGCCGCGCATCGCGCCGGCCGCGCCGCCGTGCTGCACGCGATGGTCAACGGCCTTCTGGCCGTACAGCATCTGACCAACGTTGAGGCCCAAGCCTTTTTCAAGACGGTACGCAGCGCGCTCGAGGAAGAAGTCGCGAAGAGCGGGAGAATCCAGGCCGTACTCGAGGAGTCCGGCTTCGAGGAAACAGCTGGCGGCAGGATCGTTCACGCCTTCCGGGAAGCGATCGAATTGCAGCTGAGGCTGATCGAGACGAAACTTCCTAATTCAGGGACAAGCGCTGCTCGGCTAGGGTTTGCGCGCCACCTTGCCGTAAGTTCAGTCCGGTTAGAGTTGTTGCATGGCCGACATCGTAAGCCTCGAGCGCAGAAGCGAGATCATGTCCGGAATCCGGGCGAAAGGCACGAAGCCCGAGATGGCGGTGCGTCGGCTCGTGCATTCCATAGGCTACCGCTACCGCCTCCATCGCTCCGACCTTCCGGGAACGCCGGACATGGTCTTCCCGAGCCGCCGCAAGGTCATATTCGTGCACGGCTGCTTCTGGCACCAGCATCTCGGCTGCAAGAAGTCCGGGATCCCGAAGTCCAATCAAGACTATTGGACGCCGAAGCTGGCGAGAAACGCCGAGCGGGATCGCGAGCATCGTTTCCAACTGCAGGAAATGGGCTGGGACGTATTGGTTGTCTGGGAATGCTCTATCCGGTCGCGCGAGTATGTCGCCACAGCGATTCGTCGTTTTCTCGACCCTTGATGCGAACGCCTGCTCTCGCCGGCCGGAAGGCGGCGTTGTGCTTAACCCGCGTCGCGCCAGAATCGGCTATTCGTTCACCGACTGGAAGGTTGGGAAAAAGCGATGGAATCGCTCGTAGGCGCCGATGGCAGGACCGTCGAGATCGAATCCCAATTTCTCCTGGATTACGTCGGCATCCTCGTGCATGCACTTGTCGAGCGCGTATTGCTCACGGGGCGAAAGATCCGGCGCAACGATCTTTTCTATGTCCGCCAGTCCCTCGCCTGGCAGGAACTGCCAGCCTTTGGGAGGGTCCAGCGGACGCGTCCCGTTTGTCATCCTGAATGTTGCCGTGAGCATTGACGTGGTGTCCTTGTAGTTGGTTACCAACAGGGGAACGGGGGATGTACGCTGGTCCGCCGCTCTGCCCCCGAGCTCGCACGCCCGCTCAATGCTCCTGGCGACAGCTACGGCGATACCCTCGTTCGATAGCTCGTTGAGGTCACGAGGCATGTACACGCCAAGGTAGCGCCTAAGTAAAAGCGCGCGCTGCTCTTCCGTTGAAAGTTCCCTTTGCGCCGCCGTGAGTTCTGCCGTGCGCTGCATCAGATTCGAAAACTCAATGTTCATCGTGACCCGAAGGATATCTTCGGACGCTAGTTTGGCAGTGATCGCCTCGACTTCTTTCAATTGTTTGAAGTGCTCCGCCGTCGTGAAATCAAGCCAGATAATGACGCGGTTCGCGTCCAAACTTGTGACGATTTCCTGAATATCTGCTGGAAGCTCCTCGCTGCCATGGCTTTCGCATATCACGCCTTCGAAGGGCGCATTGAATCGCTGTCGATCCGTGATACGAGGGTCGTTGTCGAAAGCATAGAGTTTTCGAATGCCCGCCCTTCGGTACATTGCCAGATGGTCGCTTAGGTGCTTTCCGCCCATAGACACGTAGGCATACTCTCCCGGATCAGCTTCGGCAACCAGCAGAGATACGAGTTCGGCGAATAGTTCCCTGTCAATGAACTTGTTCGGTCGAATGCGGTAGGGCAGTCCGATCTGAGTCATGCTTTCGTAACTCTCCGAAGAGTATCGACCCAGGCCGCGATTCCGACTTCGCCCGGCTTCTTGGTATCGTTGCCGAAGAAGTGCTCTCGAACCGCATTGATTTCTTCAACGTCTCGGGAGAACGCTATTCTGCGCCTCGTATTGCCTCTCTCGGGACGCGGCAGTTCGGGTTTGTAGCGTCGCGTCCCAGTTGTGTCTCCCCTGACCGGTCTGCCCTTCTCCACTGCCAGCCGAACCGTTCGGGCCTCTACTCTATCCTTCCGCTGCAGCAAGCCGTCCACTTCCTCTTCGATGCCTTTCCATTTGTTTGTAAAGCCAACGCACATGCTTAGCCCGTCCATGGCGGCGTTTCTAGCCGGACGATAGATGTCGCTGTCGGTATCCAGGTCACGCTTGGTCGTCGAAATCGGCAAATCCTCCGGATTCGCGGTCGAAAAGCTGATTAGACCCGCTATTGCCCTGAATTGCGGATGGTAGCGCGGGGTGGTAGCAACGCCCCACCCCGTTATCGAGGTCTTATCTGAAACAACGACAATGCGATCATTGCAAATCACGGTAATTCCCGCCTCGTCGGTAGCGCTCTCCCCAGGCTTGCTTATGTCGGGATCCGTCGATTCTTCCAATTCCGTTTGACGTGTCAGATTGCGATAGAAGCCCACAGTGACCTTGATCTCCACTCCGTCAACCACGGTTTGGAAATCGAAAGGCTCAATTTGCCCAGTCAGAATCAACTGAACGGTAACCGGCGTAATCGGCGCGTCGTTCAATCGGATCTCGAATCCCTTTCCCATAATGTAGGCAAAATGCTGCCCCAGTTTGTCTTTCAGCTGGTCGATGAAGGATTTCTGCTGGAATTTCTTCGAAATGCTCTCGTGCAGAGCCGGAATGGTTATCGTCACCCCGCATTCCGCCCCGTTCCCGATTTCCTCGAACGGAAGTTCCCATGTATTCGAGTTGGGATCCAGCCACTCGCGACTGTAGCGCACTTTGACCGCGCGGTTCTTCGAGCAAGAAACCACCTCGGCTTCTTTTCCCATCTTGAAGATCGCACGCTTCATCCCTATTCCGTAGATTCCGATGGTGGGTAGTTTTTCGTCTGGATCTCCAGCGGGCCGCCCCAAGCGAAAGGCTGCGTTCAGGTAAGAACTCGGAATCCCTCCGCAGTTGTCCTCAATTACGAATTTCTCGGCGCTAATGGTGATATCGCAGCGGAAACCCGCGAATGGTTGTTCCGTATCGCGCCCTGCCGGCCGCGACCGCATGGCGCCGTCCACGCAATTGTCGACAAGATCCAAAATTGAATCATCGAGGTCGATGTCCCTAGGTAGCATGGAAACGAAAAAGCGCTTCGTCGGCGCTCCGTCCAAATGCGTTGGCTTAGGTTCGGTCTTCCCCTCTTGCGAGGGCGATTGCTCTTTATTCATTACGGTTGCTCAGGAAACGCTTGTGCGCGAAGTGAATCTGTTTTCGCCGGCCAGAACCGACCATCCTCGATGCTGAAGTTCGTCCCTGTTAATCAAGCGCTAGACCGATTCTCGCGCTTCGCAGTTGGAGGAGATCGCCGATAGAACCGCGCTCCCCATGAACGGCGATACGCTATTGCCAATCATTCGGAAGCTGTGCCAAATTGTCGGGTGGAAGCGGTGGCTGTCGGGAAAACCCTGGAGACGCGCCGCTTCGCGGACGGTGATTACTCTGGGCTCGCCTGGATGGATGGGCCTGACAGACTGGTACGATCCTTTGTCAGACCCCGTCCCCGCGCGTAGCGTGGGACAACGGCCATTCCATTCAAGCCGTTGATGCCGGCCCACTTTGTCGATTGCCCCGGGCTCCAATTCCGAAAATCGCTTGCGCACTCGCTCGCAGTGTTTCGTGCGCCGATTGCCTGTAAAACTGCTGTCGTCAGACCTCATGGCTATTGCGTACTTCGAGAGCGAACTGTCATCTGGCAATTGCCATAGATCGAATCCCGCTTCGTCCGTCCCCGCACATACGGCGTTAGAAATGTCTTCGATCGCATCTCTAACGGTAACGCCCGGCACCGTGCGCATCGCGTCGATGTCCGGCATTGATCCTCGCCTATTGTCGATTCCAATTATGAAAACGCGCCGCCGTCGCGTAGGTGCTCCGAAGTCTGCGGCGTCAAGCACGATGGGGTCTGATACCTGATAGTGCTCTGGCACCCTCTCCAGCCCGGCGTCCAAGATTCTTCGGGATTCGCCTTGGCTGATGCCCACAACATTCTCCATGGCGAAAAATGTGGGCGACAGTTCCGCCACCAACCGAAAGAAATGATTGACGAGTGCGCTGCGCGGATCCTTGGCATCGCGCCGTCCGATCATGCTGAAGCCTTGACAGGGCGGCCCGCCAATTAGCCCGTCGATCAGCGAATTGGTATGCCGTAGAACTTCCGCCCCCGAAAGTTCCGATACATCGGCGAGCGTTATGGGTGTATCAGGGAAATTGAGAGCAAACGAAGAGGTGAGCACGGGATCATTGTCATATGCCTGCACGACATTGAGGCCCGCAAGGTGCGCTCCGCGCGAGAAGCCCCCGGTGCCACAGAACAAATCAACTACTCGCATCGCTTCTACTCAAGCGCGGCCCTCGCGAACCGCCACGATAGCGCGTAGTTTACCCTCCCGTCCGCCGGATCAAACCGTTAACGGGAAGCCGTCGTTATTCGCGATACGCAACAAGCACGCGATACGAATCGTCCCGTCCAGCCCGGAATCCGGTCATCCAGTTAGGCCGCTAGCCCGACCAACGGACAGGATATCCGATCATAACCCCGCTTCGCCCAAATTTACGTTAACCGGGCTTATAGAACGGCATTGCCAACCCGAATCGGACAGATTCAGCGCGTACTCTAGTCTCCTGGGCGGCGCTCGTAATCGTACTGCCAAAGCGCCTCGTCCAGTGCCCGCAGAGTAACGCCGTAGTGCTTACACGCTCGCCTGCAAAAGGCGCCGTATTGCAGCCAGCGATCAAACTGGTAGGCAATGGGTGCCCCGATAGTCCGCATGACTCGCTTATCGAGCACGGGGTAACGATCCGGAAAAATAAAATGCAATATGACGCTCGCCATCGGTCCGGCGACGCCATGCAGCGTCATAAGGGCGCCGATGCGCAGACGCTCGCTGTCGGTCGCAAAGGAAACGCGGGAGATTTCCTCCACATCGGCAGAGGAGTTTACGGCTACCAGCTGGCGAACCGCCGGACCAGGATACTTCCAGCGGGCAACCTCCTGCAGATCGGAAGGCTTCATGTGTCCGCGTCGGCGCGCAGCTGTCAAGATATCCGCCAGCCTGCGGTCTGCTCAGCATTGGACACTCCGGCCTGATAAGAGTCTAGCGCCCGGTAGCGCTTACCGAGCCCCCCCACGTCAGAGCGTTCGAATGGAATGTTCCAAGACATGCGCAGATTATGCCGTTTGCTGGCCAGTCAGCGCTTAAGAGATCTGGCAGTCCTGACCTTCTTCAAGACCTTACGCGGCGCGCTGGAGGACGAAGTCACCAATACAGAGGCAATCCAGTAAACGCGCTTCCACTTGGCTCTTGAATTGCCAACTTGCCGACTCGTTCATTGTTGTTCTTGCTCCCAATGCGTATTTCAAGTGTACCGGTGGGACAGGATTTGGCTCTTGCGCGACGCACGCGGTATACATTGAGCCGGAGCCATTACTTTTTCAAAGTCCCCTTTGAATAAGCTATTTTCGGCGTCTCATTCGACTCTGTCCGCCAAGAATGTGTCCTCGCGGTCAGAAATCGCATCCGACATGGAGACTAGCAGAACGATTTTGGGTGTGGATACGGCCAAGCAGCGCCAGCCATCCCAAGCCTCTCCTTTCCCTGGCGAATTAGGCGCGTTTGCGCGTCCGAAGGAGCGTCAGCGATGGCAGAGAGAAGAACCGGACTGCCCCGAACTTGCCGAATCTTGCCGGCCGCCAAGTCGCGATCCAGCGGACCGGTCTCAATCCAGTAATGGATCGTGCGCCGGGCGATACCAAACCGTCCCGATCCAGGTAATACTTCAAGCACATCCTCGTCTCCCATCGGCGCGTTACGCGCTGCCTCCACCCTGTCGATGAAGACAACAGGATGGACCGGCAAAACCAACTCGCCAATCCGATGTGCGCGATCCTGAGCCGAAACACATGCGCAATTTACGGTCGAAAACAACATGAATTCGAGTACGCAGGCCGCGGCAGACTGCAAGACGTTAGAATTGGATGGGAAACATACGCGTACCGGGCGGAGTTCGCGAAGCCAATCTTGGAAGGGCGAATTCCCCGACACAGATTAAGCACTGGATGGTTGCAGTGGCCTCGCTCCCGTTAAGTCGTTTCCGCCCAATGGTTCCCGGTTCTATGACCGGACGTGCGATGCATGGGCAAGGGTCCACGATCGATACGAGCGGGATTACTTGGCCCGCTCTCCAAAAAAGAACGTACAAAAGCCGGACAAGGGAACCCAAAAAGCGCATCGCGGCTGCAGTTCACTATGCAGTAAGAACGATTGCCAGGGATATCGGATCGCCGCAAGGATGACTACTTCGCCTGAGTCCGTCCTGAACAACGTCGGTTTAGGCTGCGCCGCGAACGCCAGAAAAGCGAAAAACACGACCCTGTCACGAGGCGTTCCATGAAGGTCTCCCCACCCAACCTACCTCGGGCCGCGGGAAACAACAACGGTCACGCAAGTTCTCTTCATGTCAAGTAAGCTAATTCCCTCAAGAGTGGGAGACGTAATCAAATCAACTCGGAAATAGAAAGGCACGCAAGCAGGAAGATGTTGAAATACTTGTATGTAAAGACGGTTTTTGCCGCATTGTGCGTGTTTTTCGTTGTGGCCTGCGGGTGGATCCAACATGTATCTGCGCAATCCCATAGCCGCGTCAGCGGATCATTGGGCCCGGCAGAGCAGGAACCGGAATACGAAATTGCCCAACCGGTTGATATGGCGGGCAGCAAACCAAACATCGTTTTTTTTCTGATCGACGATTTGGGGTATTTCGATGTCGGTTTCACGGGCGGTAGGTTTTACGAGACACACAACATTGACCACCTGGCTGGACAAGGCATGGTGTTTGAACGTGCCTACGCCTCCGGGCCTAACTGCTCGCCGACTCGCGCGAGTTTCCTATCAGGCATGACGACGGCCCGGCATCGGCTTTACTCACTCGGAAAGGCATCCAAGATTGCTCCGCACGCGGCTCCTTTGTGGGTGCCCATTGAGAGCTGGTTCTTCAATTCACGTGGCCGGTCCGCGCCCGGCATTACGATGGACGATTACGATTCTCAGTACGCCGAAGATGGGCTTCGAACGTTCGAGGTATCCGCCGGGTTGCCCGATCAAATCGTGTCCGTCGCCGAGATCTTGAATCTTGCCGGCTACGTTACCGGACGTTTTGGCAAGTGGCATGTCGGCAAAAGCACGCAGGGCTTTGACGTATCGAGTACCGACGGTTCGGATGCAGTGGAAACTGGCGCGGCAGACACAACAAAACACTACCGCAATCCGAACTCGGCTCATTCGATAAGCGATGGTGTCATAGAGTTTATCCGGAACAATTCGAAGAAACCCTTCTTCGTTTACGTCGCGCACTGGGAAGTACACGACCCCAAAATCGCCAATCCGGAAATCGTCCGCCGGTTCGACCGGAAGCTGAGGAACTGGGAGGGTGAAACCAAAGACTATGACACGACCTACGCAGCAATGGTCCATGCTGCTGACACGAGCGTCGGTCGAATACTCAAGGCATTGGACAATGCCGGCGTTTCAGAGAACACCGTAGTTGTTTTTTCATCCGACAACGGGGGAACAGGACCCTCACAGATTCTACCGCTGAGGTCGGAGAAAGGATCTTTGTATGAAGGAGGCATTCGCGTACCGACCATCGTTCGGTGGCCGGC is part of the Gammaproteobacteria bacterium genome and harbors:
- a CDS encoding ParA family protein is translated as MISATDRTFQSCLVRLDTFILSGMHTVAIISRKGGTGKTTLACSLAIAAQYDGRAAVILDMDPQGSASAWWRVRREQPPSVASTRPSALDGHLRAARQAGVDIVFIDTAPQVAGAATQAAQAADYVLVPCRPGLLDLAAITGTIAIAQEARTPAAVVLNAGGIRSPLVAQAQGALLDVGVTIAPVVYQRVAHAYAITAGQAAGEREPSSKAAAEIQALWQWLRKRLQPPRRSK
- the vsr gene encoding DNA mismatch endonuclease Vsr — its product is MADIVSLERRSEIMSGIRAKGTKPEMAVRRLVHSIGYRYRLHRSDLPGTPDMVFPSRRKVIFVHGCFWHQHLGCKKSGIPKSNQDYWTPKLARNAERDREHRFQLQEMGWDVLVVWECSIRSREYVATAIRRFLDP
- a CDS encoding formylglycine-generating enzyme family protein — translated: MDGCSGLAPVKSFPPNGSRFYDRTCDAWARVHDRYERDYLARSPKKNVQKPDKGTQKAHRGCSSLCSKNDCQGYRIAARMTTSPESVLNNVGLGCAANARKAKNTTLSRGVP
- a CDS encoding DNA cytosine methyltransferase; amino-acid sequence: MRVVDLFCGTGGFSRGAHLAGLNVVQAYDNDPVLTSSFALNFPDTPITLADVSELSGAEVLRHTNSLIDGLIGGPPCQGFSMIGRRDAKDPRSALVNHFFRLVAELSPTFFAMENVVGISQGESRRILDAGLERVPEHYQVSDPIVLDAADFGAPTRRRRVFIIGIDNRRGSMPDIDAMRTVPGVTVRDAIEDISNAVCAGTDEAGFDLWQLPDDSSLSKYAIAMRSDDSSFTGNRRTKHCERVRKRFSELEPGAIDKVGRHQRLEWNGRCPTLRAGTGSDKGSYQSVRPIHPGEPRVITVREAARLQGFPDSHRFHPTIWHSFRMIGNSVSPFMGSAVLSAISSNCEARESV
- a CDS encoding sulfatase; the protein is MLKYLYVKTVFAALCVFFVVACGWIQHVSAQSHSRVSGSLGPAEQEPEYEIAQPVDMAGSKPNIVFFLIDDLGYFDVGFTGGRFYETHNIDHLAGQGMVFERAYASGPNCSPTRASFLSGMTTARHRLYSLGKASKIAPHAAPLWVPIESWFFNSRGRSAPGITMDDYDSQYAEDGLRTFEVSAGLPDQIVSVAEILNLAGYVTGRFGKWHVGKSTQGFDVSSTDGSDAVETGAADTTKHYRNPNSAHSISDGVIEFIRNNSKKPFFVYVAHWEVHDPKIANPEIVRRFDRKLRNWEGETKDYDTTYAAMVHAADTSVGRILKALDNAGVSENTVVVFSSDNGGTGPSQILPLRSEKGSLYEGGIRVPTIVRWPAAIHPGTRSVATVSSVDWLPTFADLAGVDLANVNFPPTQILDGRSILPELAGRHSGSGEAFFHFPLYFGGATRPGGPRPGFRGWPSSALISGQWKLIEFFERNEEESGPETVSRFEFYNLDNDISESRNLAEHVESLAPDVRGRFESMRKRLSDWRAETDADVPTRKNKFFQGLPSNSNHAIGTR